A window of Trichoderma atroviride chromosome 3, complete sequence contains these coding sequences:
- a CDS encoding uncharacterized protein (EggNog:ENOG41): MSQSPEDRLKARKPVPTPVPAYLPTAGSPLSVDKHLYAAIQQAPRVLVEEFTVPIRSGRAWEAPAGSIIEISTPEGPQVGDLNIWNRHNPRERFWASRTRQLHSTHVTTHDRLWSNLPYMRPLVTIISDSLAWYGKDENGGRVHDLLGTRCDPYINTVLSGSQYDFHCHSNLSRAVAKWGLREDDVHDVLNLFQVTGLDDKGRYFMSPCPAEKGDSIEFLAEQDVLMALSTCPGGDLSLWGFGSDSEKEMIKVCRPLHVKVYQLQDKELLQKSGWKPAETAGYKGMHGVFSPEGETAQRK; the protein is encoded by the exons ATGTCTCAATCCCCAGAAGACCGCCTCAAGGCCCGCAAGCCCGTTCCCACGCCCGTCCCGGCATATCTCCCAACTGCCGGATCTCCCTTGAGCGTTGACAAGCATCTCTACGCTGCCATTCAGCAGGCCCCGCGAGTTCTCGTGGAGGAGTTCACCGTGCCCATTCGATCAGGCAGGGCTTGGGAGGCACCGGCCGGGTCGATTATCGAGATAAGCACGCCCGAGGGACCGCAGGTTG GCGACCTCAACATCTGGAACCGCCACAACCCCCGCGAACGCTTCTGGGCGTCACGGACCAGACAACTCCATTCCACACACGTCACAACGCACGACCGCCTGTGGTCCAACCTCCCCTACATGCGGCCCCTCGTCACAATCATCTCCGACAGCCTCGCCTGGTACGGCAAGGACGAAAACGGCGGCCGCGTGCACGACCTGCTCGGAACACGCTGCGACCCGTACATCAACACCGTGCTGTCCGGATCGCAGTACGACTTCCACTGCCACTCCAACCTGAGCCGGGCCGTGGCCAAGTGGGGGCTGCGAGAGGATGACGTCCACGATGTGCTGAACTTGTTCCAGGTTACGGGGCTGGATGACAAGGGGCGGTACTTTATGAGTCCCTGTCCGGCGGAGAAGGGCGATTCGATTGAGTTTCTGGCGGAGCAGGATGTGCTCATGGCGTTGA GTACTTGTCCCGGCGGTGATCTCTCCCTCTGGGGCTTTGGAAGCGACAGCGAAAAGGAGATGATCAAGGTCTGCCGTCCCCTGCACGTCAAGGTATATCAGCTCCAGGACAAAGAGCTCTTGCAAAAGAGCGGGTGGAAGCCTGCGGAGACGGCGGGATATAAGGGTATGCATGGAGTCTTCTCTCCGGAAGGAGAGACCGCTCAGCGAAAATAG